The Roseofilum casamattae BLCC-M143 sequence ACTACGTTACCAGTAATCCGACGATCGCCCAGGCCTACGCTGAAGTCATCCTCGCTCACTTGCGCGATCGCTTCCATGACAACTCCCTCGACCCCAACCATCCTCTCTACATCCTGGAACTGGGAGCGGGATGCGGTCGTTTTGCTTTTCACTGTTTGCGCTATCTAGAATCTCATCTACCCGATCGCGGCACGACCCGGCCGCCGGTGGTTTATGTGATGAGCGACTTTACGCAAAGCAACCTGAATTACTGGCAACAGCACGATCGCCTGCACCCTTTCCTGGACAAGGGACTGCTCGATTTTGCTCTGGTCGATGCTACTGAGATCGGCACCCTACAGCTCGCGCAGTCCGGTCAAGCTATCACCGCCGAGACCCTAACCAATCCGCTTGTTGTCATTGCCAATTACTTTTTTGACTCCCTTCCTCAAGATGTCTTTGCCATCAAAAACGGTCAATTTCACGAAAGCTTGGTTACCCTCACCACCCAACATCCCAACCCCGATCTCGCGCAACCGGACCTCATCGATCGCCTAATCATTTCGTTCGGCGATCGCAAAACCTCAGCGGACTATTACGACAATCCCGACTTTAATGTCATATTAGCGGACTACCAAACCCATCTCAACGACACCGTTTTTCTCTTTTCCCCCATTGCTCTCAACTGCTTGCATCAACTGCACGAGTTTGCTGGGGGAAATTTGCTGTTGCTCTCGGCGGACAAAGGCTACAGCCGACTGCAAGACTGGTTCAACCGCCCATATCCGCGCTTAACCCGCCACGGTCAGGGGTTTTCGATGATGGTTAATTACCACGCCATCGGTCAATATACCCAACACCTGGGAGGGAC is a genomic window containing:
- a CDS encoding SAM-dependent methyltransferase codes for the protein MNQKSTNPSDLRLEFNRRLSQSLLWQLERNYFDRQGIRAWNTGAVPHYVTSNPTIAQAYAEVILAHLRDRFHDNSLDPNHPLYILELGAGCGRFAFHCLRYLESHLPDRGTTRPPVVYVMSDFTQSNLNYWQQHDRLHPFLDKGLLDFALVDATEIGTLQLAQSGQAITAETLTNPLVVIANYFFDSLPQDVFAIKNGQFHESLVTLTTQHPNPDLAQPDLIDRLIISFGDRKTSADYYDNPDFNVILADYQTHLNDTVFLFSPIALNCLHQLHEFAGGNLLLLSADKGYSRLQDWFNRPYPRLTRHGQGFSMMVNYHAIGQYTQHLGGTWLTSPYQHTGININGFLFGKPSRSFPQTEQAYCDRIMTGGPDDFFSLKKAIEPHYKTLSLSQLLAYLRLSHWDVDIFSRCFPALMEKLEDAPETIYSEIFATVEQIWNNYFPIQEKRDLAFLLGAVLYTIGYFSDALEYFQRSQQLYGEYPATLYNIAMCHYGLHQFDLALDYLEKTLTLDPDFAVAREARIEWQAEQK